From a single Stigmatopora argus isolate UIUO_Sarg chromosome 4, RoL_Sarg_1.0, whole genome shotgun sequence genomic region:
- the LOC144073443 gene encoding uncharacterized protein LOC144073443 — MSSRGPNDLCMICGGLLKGNQRRWLFGGHHKKSNQLQTPTRSLKDGSLSGSSPSSPWGSTSSLCSSSSLSKSQASSGSPSKSPDLLSILNHIVGGTLRRGAGRGEFICGKCISVLERVFKFDTVIARVRALSSDRLIKLIQERDRVRRWVRENYVRRHPSGDDDNEEGAGGDDSKDDYRDMLKDNMALAEYECWSEKWDTCPYFIRTGKRCRKGQNCEGCDSLRVSDSDYESVCGIPRRLPNQASSPLPLSRDKSQSMPLHWHPVLSDCSRPASPAASNFSLRTPSVQSLDSLDEPSDSPGHFLLGSLLRELLRPGLRPVRSPAGSRIPVLNARRRSSQMTSPVVNRNLSFEENGNHHAEEEVDRGVMETEDEFLPLHQQKAAHRLHQVARHLRGRLEQAEAQVRTLEAQLNPGTPQNDAVQDWNHLVREEEDGGCLLPGLACSLHSRDRLIQECMSVIRRVCSEGSGKSQVADEFSSRLAENLKEIAQDNKVAMESLLHQLSEKENNLEKEAALLREAAGEREKDLEKLNTVLRCNQDVIDDLRMALGEKERLLLELQKEREVWTQRDRALTATARDTDQLVRALKVELESSMKDVQALSDSVISQGLAGGGAEAALASQLRDTQIRLVAVLEERETESATLCREVTKLSVALQEYQNVVQSRQENFEHTTSWLTSQLTDGKRALREQERRRKEAERAERQRRQDRERAERKLRDGLEKRDQLIQQILQDAEDRDRQMEELQRNLHNKREPCVSAVDQSG; from the exons ATGTCGTCCCGAGGTCCAAACGACCTGTGTATGATATGCGGAGGCCTTCTTAAGGGCAACCAAAGgcgttggctttttgggggtcACCACAAGAAGTCCAATCAGCTTCAGACCCCCACAAGGTCCCTAAAAGATGGAAGCCTGTCAGGGTCTTCCCCAAGCAGTCCCTGgg GCAGCACTTCCTCCCTGTGCTCGTCGTCTTCCCTGTCCAAGTCGCAAGCGTCCTCGGGCTCCCCGTCCAAATCTCCGGACCTCCTGTCAATCCTGAATCACATCGTGGGCGGGACCCTGCGTCGCGGCGCGGGCCGCGGGGAGTTCATCTGCGGCAAGTGCATCTCGGTCCTGGAGCGCGTCTTCAAGTTCGACACGGTCATCGCCAGGGTGAGGGCGCTCTCCTCCGATAGGCTCATCAAGCTGATTCAAGAGCGAGACCGTGTCCGCCGTTGGGTGCGGGAAAACTACGTGCGCCGGCACCCGTCGGGCGACGACGACAACGAGGAGGGAGCGGGCGGCGACGATAGCAAGGACGACTACCGGGACATGTTGAAGGACAACATGGCGCTGGCCGAGTACGAGTGCTGGTCAGAGAAGTGGGATACGTGTCCATACTTTATACGGACAG GTAAAAGATGCCGAAAGGGGCAAAACTGCGAAGGCTGCGACTCCCTGCGCGTGTCCGACTCCGACTACGAGTCCGTGTGCGGCATACCTCGCAGATTACCGAACCAGGCATCTTCCCCGCTGCCCCTGTCTCGTGACAAATCCCAGAGCATGCCGCTCCACTGGCATCCGGTTCTTTCCGATTGCTCCCGACCCGCTTCGCCGGCGGCGTCCAACTTCTCGCTGCGGACCCCTTCCGTCCAGTCCCTCGACTCTCTGGACGAGCCGTCCGACTCGCCGGGCCACTTTTTGCTGGGCTCGCTGCTGAGAGAGCTCCTGCGTCCGGGTTTGAGACCGGTGCGCTCGCCGGCGGGGAGCAGGATTCCAGTTCTGAACGCGAGGAGGCGTTCTAGCCAGATGACCTCGCCCGTGGTCAACAGGAACCTGAGTTTTGAGGAGAATGGAAACCATCACGCTGAAGAGGAGGTGGATCGTGGCGTGATGGAGACGGAGGACGAGTTCCTGCCTCTGCATCAGCAG AAAGCGGCCCACAGACTCCATCAGGTGGCCAGGCACCTACGAGGGCGGCTGGAACAAGCCGAGGCCCAGGTCAGGACCTTGGAGGCCCAGCTGAACCCGGGGACGCCCCAGAATGACGCAGTCCAGGACTGGAACCAT CTTGTGCGTGAGGAGGAGGACGGCGGTTGCCTGTTACCCGGCTTGGCCTGCTCGCTGCACAGTCGCGATCGCCTCATCCAG GAGTGCATGAGTGTGATCAGAAGAGTGTGTTCGGAAGGAAGTGGGAAAAGCCAGGTCGCAGATGAGTTTTCCTCGAGACTTGCGGAGAATCTGAAAGAAATTGCCCAGGACAACAAG GTTGCCATGGAAAGTTTGCTGCATCAACTGAGCGAGAAGGAAAATAATCTGGAGAAAGAAGCGGCGTTGCTGAGGGAGGCCGCGGGGGAACGTGAGAAAGACCTGGAGAAGCTCAACACGGTGCTGCGCTGCAACCAGGATGTCATTGAC GACCTCCGCATGGCTCTTGGCGAGAAGGAGCGTCTCCTGCTGGAGTTGCAGAAGGAGAGGGAGGTGTGGACGCAGAGGGATCGCGCCCTGACCGCCACAGCTCGCGACACGGACCAACTGGTCCGTGCCCTCAAGGTGGAGCTGGAGAGCAGCATGAAAGATGTTCAG GCTCTCTCCGACTCGGTGATCAGCCAAGGCTTGGCGGGGGGCGGGGCCGAGGCAGCCCTGGCTTCCCAGCTGCGGGACACGCAGATTCGCCTCGTGGCTGTGTTAGAGGAGCGAGAGACGGAAAGCGCCACCTTGTGTCGGGAGGTCACCAAACTCAGCGTCGCCCTGCAGGAGTACCAAAATGTGGTTCAG AGTCGACAGGAGAACTTCGAGCACACCACGTCCTGGCTGACGTCTCAGCTGACGGACGGCAAGCGGGCGCTGCGCGAGCAGGAACGGCGCCGGAAGGAGGCCGAGCGAGCCGAACGACAACGCCGACAGGACAGGGAGCGCGCCGAGAGAAAGCTGAGGGACGGTTTGGAGAAGAGGGACCAACTCATTCAG CAAATCCTCCAAGACGCGGAGGATCGCGAccgtcagatggaggagcttcAGCGCAACTTGCACAACAAACGGGAACCGTGCGTGTCGGCCGTCGACCAATCAGGATGA
- the LOC144073444 gene encoding uncharacterized protein LOC144073444, translating into MMSRTLVPLLFLFLVPPVVPLFCYTCVFPAVSPLECIRFPLLCPAGQVCLFSKAVGQKGEMRVVLSEKSCIQPFLCGLTGHKSIMGLNFTFTNQCCDTHLCNGNAVSHSATFWSAILLALLTLSAV; encoded by the exons ATGATGTCGCGGACGCTCGTCCCGttgctttttctctttttggttCCGCCTGTGG TTCCTCTCTTCTGCTACACGTGTGTGTTTCCTGCCGTCTCGCCTCTGGAATGCATCCGCTTTCCTCTCTTGTGTCCCGCTGGACAAGTTTGTCTCTTCAGCAAAGCGGTGGGCCAGAAGG GAGAAATGCGGGTCGTACTGTCGGAGAAGAGCTGCATCCAGCCTTTCCTTTGCGGCTTGACGGGCCACAAGTCCATCATGGGCCTCAACTTCACCTTCACCAACCAATGTTGCGACACGCACCTCTGCAACGGAAATGCTGTTTCACACAGCGCCACCTTCTGGTCAGCAATACTACTCGCACTTCTCACTCTTTCAGCTGTGTGA
- the notchl gene encoding uncharacterized protein notchl has product MMLSLHVLVLLGLSCTRQVAESADPWGQCPASRKCKDKFGDGSCDKECTEPECLRDGMDCVKDRGPCNPGHIPYCRNHYANSQCDKGCDNAPCGWDGGDCSARESALWAKGTLVVHATIPHKGAAPAFTNTSLLWALSVLLRSPLVLRGLAPLAADKSLFDLDPQQLVDLLAKKPAGDSDGSLVFLQMDNRPCSRQPSTCFPHATEAASFLRAITSQGSIPYLAAYPPLPELKAVVAIRGVQDEIGARDERGGTGTGKQDVREPTPTWIWLVVAIATGLLLALALTVFLVVRRARRARRQREIGGGGEAGEQRARHRSAATAADGKAKTWTANGAQQQAAGRPGREKEKDKSGLRKKKKAKEAEKKRRREPLGEDAMRMRPLKRDQDVASDTDFTQSSLEDVRTCRRQEDVKHCRAGGSQQRRPTSASSRVWERNAMPPPLLSPPQQSAEWCGPDGSVVLIRAVRSGLDRVVLELLRAGVSVNNTDHTGRSALHWACSVNHLSLTRTLIRYGAAVDLQDNKGETPLFLSAFYGCYDTARLLLLHGANLELHDRRGRRPIDVAREGLHHQVLELLLAHQIQRSPATEDTANDMLWEERALMYSPWIGTQGRSASFSGMVAHRDVTASPQSNWSVSSVQYPSPQNWRPQLNQSATALVPPRIMGRSPRPISTLQEVTSEDEDRDRRREPPRAVTPHFLSPQPAPRQRSFSCTQHALQRRSSSHQVEPNYVIVTERTANEHIERVIVSPPPEPASPSGRDDRAEQANVSAGNSEPKSRGERSNNATDATQTAL; this is encoded by the exons ATGATGTTGTCTCTGCACGTACTGGTTCTGCTGGGATTGAGCTGCACCAGACAAG TAGCCGAATCGGCCGACCCGTGGGGACAGTGTCCTGCCAGCAGAAAGTGCAAAGATAAGTTCGGGGACGGGTCATGTGACAAGGAGTGCACGGAACCAGAGTGTCTCCGAGACGGGATGGACTGCGTCAAGGACAGGGGACCGTGCAA tcCGGGCCACATCCCGTACTGCCGCAACCATTACGCCAACTCTCAGTGCGACAAGGGCTGCGACAACGCCCCCTGCGGCTGGGACGGGGGCGACTGCTCGGCCCGGGAGAGCGCCCTGTGGGCCAAGGGCACGCTGGTGGTGCACGCCACCATCCCGCACAAAGGCGCCGCCCCCGCCTTCACCAACACGTCCTTACTGTGGGCGCTCAGCGTTCTGCTCCGGAGCCCCCTGGTGCTGAGGGGCTTGGCGCCACTGGCCGCCGACAAAAGTCTCTTCGACTTGGACCCTCAGCAGCTGGTGGACCTGCTGGCTAAGAAGCCGGCGGGCGATTCGGACGG TTCCCTAGTTTTCCTGCAAATGGACAACCGTCCCTGTTCCCGTCAACCCTCAACCTGTTTCCCGCACGCCACGGAGGCGGCTAGCTTCCTGCGGGCCATCACGTCCCAGGGGTCCATCCCCTACCTGGCCGCCTACCCGCCCCTGCCGGAGTTGAAGGCCGTCGTCGCCATCCGGGGAGTCCAAGACGAGATCGGCGCCCGGGACGAGCGAGGCGGCACGGGCACGGGGAAACAGGACGTCAGAG AGCCGACGCCCACGTGGATCTGGTTGGTGGTTGCCATCGCAACGGGGCTCTTACTGGCCCTGGCTCTGACTGTCTTCTTGGTGGTGAGGCGGGCCAGGCGGGCCAGGCGGCAGAGAGagatcggcggcggcggcgaggcggGAGAGCAGCGGGCGAGGCACCgctccgccgccaccgccgcagaTGGCAAAGCCAAGACTTGGACGGCAAACGGCGCCCAACAGCAGGCCGCGGGGAGGCCCGGCCGGGAGAAAGAAAAGGACAAATCGGGTCtccggaagaagaagaaagccaAGGAGgcggagaagaagaggaggagggagcCTCTCGGGGAAGACGCCATGAGAATGAG GCCTCTCAAAAGAGATCAGGACGTGGCCAGTGACACCGACTTCACGCAGAGTTCCCTGGAAGACGTGAGGACGTGTAGACGTCAGGAGGACGTCAAGCACTGCAGGGCCGGAGGATCGCAGCAACGAAGACCAACGTCTG CTTCTTCCAGAGTCTGGGAACGGAACGCCATGCCTCCACCTCTGCTCAGTCCTCCTCAACAG TCGGCAGAATGGTGCGGCCCGGACGGCTCCGTGGTCCTGATCCGCGCGGTGCGAAGTGGACTGGACCGAGTGGTCCTGGAGTTGCTCAGGGCCGGAGTGTCTGTCAACAACACGGATCACACTG GGAGGTCGGCCCTGCACTGGGCGTGCTCAGTGAACCACCTCTCCCTGACCAGGACACTCATTCGCTACGGCGCCGCCGTGGACCTGCAAGACAACAAG GGCGAGACGCCGCTGTTCCTCTCCGCCTTCTACGGCTGCTACGACACGGCCAGGCTCCTTCTCCTCCACGGCGCTAACCTGGAGCTCCACGACCGCAGGGGGCGCCGTCCTATCGACGTCGCCAGGGAGGGACTTCACCACCAAGTGCTAGAGCTTCTGCTAGCCCATCAGATTCAGAGGTCGCCCGCTACCGAGGACACGGCCAATGACATGCTTTGGGAGGAGCGGGCACTGATGTACTCGCCATGGATCGGGACGCAAGGACGGAGCGCCTCCTTCTCGGGGATGGTGGCGCATCGGGATGTGACGGCGTCGCCACAGAG TAACTGGTCGGTGAGCAGTGTCCAATACCCGTCCCCTCAAAACTGGCGACCTCAGCTCAACCAATCGGCGACCGCTCTGGTGCCCCCCAGAATCATGGGCCGCTCCCCTCGACCCATCAGCACCTTGCAAGAGGTCACCTCGGAGGACGAGGACCGGGATAGACGGCGGGAACCCCCCAGGGCGGTGACCCCCCACTTCCTGTCGCCGCAACCGGCCCCCCGACAGCGCTCCTTCTCCTGCACCCAGCATGCATTGCAGCGGCGCTCCAGCTCCCATCAGGTGGAGCCCAACTACGTGATCGTGACGGAACGGACAGCCAACGAGCACATCGAACGAGTGATCGTGTCGCCTCCGCCGGAACCCGCGAGTCCGTCGGGCCGCGACGACAGAGCGGAGCAAGCTAACGTTAGCGCTGGCAATTCGGAGCCCAAATCCCGGGGCGAGAGGTCGAATAACGCCACCGACGCCACGCAGACGGCCTTGTAG